The genomic DNA CAGCACCTTTAAACAGGGGAAATTATTACATTCAAATGGAAACTTAACCTATCAAGACTTAAACTTGCTTATGGATTGATTTTTTACAGGTGAATAAACTACTAAAAATAGTTATTTCTATAATTTTCAAAAAAAAGTTTCTCAACCCGAAACTATCAGACTATTATGTAATTTCTCTTTTTTGTGTGTTATGCTAGATTTATCAAATGTAGGAGGTGATTACATATGATCGTTAAAGTAAAAAAAGCTTCTAAAAAAGTAGTTGCTGCTAATGCACTTACTAATGTACCAGGTTAAGTCATTAAGAAGAACCGGATTTCCGGTTCTTCTTAATTTTTTAATTAATCAATTAATTAAGGAGATGTTATAAAATGAAACCAAAATTTAAAGAAACTATCCCTTATTTTTTCCTAAATAAAGAAATTCAAATTGGTGAAGAAGAAGGTTTAGCAGGTATAATTCCAGACCCTACTGGTAGCATCTCATTTCTAATAAATAAATTAGATGGCCAGAGAAACATTCCAAACATCGTTCAAGAAGTACAAAAAGAATTTCCTAATATTAGTTCAAATGAAATTATTGAGGCTATAAAAGTTTTAGGAAATGAAGGTTATTTAGAAGATAATTCAATTGTACCAGAACTCAATGATTACATCTTAGAAAGATATAAAGCGAATATAAATTATTTTTCACTATTCACGAAATTCGGAGAAGATAAATATAAAATTCAAGAAAAGATTTTAGAAACGCCTATTGCACTTCTTGGTGTAGGAGGACTTGGAACACAAGTACTGTATCATTTGGCAGCATTAGGATTTCATAATATAAAAGCTCTGGACTTTGATAATATTGAATTAAGTAATTTTAATAGACAGTTGCTTTATTCGGAATCAGATATAGGGAATAGTAAGGTTGAAATGGCTAAAAAGCGAATATCCCAATTCAACCCTAATGTGGATCTTCAAATTATAAATAAGAAAATAGAGTCACCTCAAGATGTGATTGAACATATTGAAGGAACTGAGCTTGTGATATGTGTTGCAGATAAGCCAACATTACATATTGCAAACTGGGTAAACGAAGGTGTGGTTAAATGTAATCTGCCAATGGTTTATGGTGGAGTATTAAATACTCGTGGTAGATTCTTTTCTATGATTCCTTCTAAGACAGGTTGTGTACAATGTCACATTAATTATGCAAGACAATTAAACGATAAACAAGACGAGCAATTAGAAGCTATGAATAACATGGAGTTTACTAGAAACAATGCTGCTATAAGTCCAAACGTAGCTATTGTAGCTGGAACAATTGTTAATGAAGCATTAAAAATTTTAACGCAGATTGCACAACCTATTTCTTTAGGGAAAGTTATGGAAGTGGACTTTTTAACCCTAGAAACTAATACTGTTTCTTCGTGGGAAAAAATGTTAGATTGTCCTCTCTGTGGTCAAGTAGTTAAAAGTGAAGTGAAGTGATTTGATATGCTACCTAAAGTTTTTTTTAATAAGAATTATGTAATACTTTTTTCTGGGATGACAATAAGTAAATTAGGAATGTGGTTCTTCACTATAGCAATTCCATTAATTGTTTATGATTTAACCCATTCTCCAAGTAAAATGGCCTTCGTACTAGCATTAGAGCTTGGAGCCCAAGTTATTTTTAGTTTAATAGGTGGGGCATTAGCAGACCAAATGTCTAAAAAGAAGATAATGATAATAGGAGACTATGCTTCAGCGCTTTTTGTACTCGTAGTTCCTATACTTTTTTTAAGTGGTTATAACAGCATAATAGTTATATATATTGCCGCTTTTACCTTATCTGCTTTAGCAGCTTTTCATCATCCTAGTTTTGAATCTGCAGTTCCTGAAATCTTATCTAAAGAGGATCTTATTCAAGGTAACTCATTCTTTAGACTAAGCGAAACGATTATCACATTCTTGGGACCCGCCGTAGCGGGGATTGCAATAGCGCTTTTTGGGAATTCGAATGTTTTATTAATAACAAGTGTGGCCTTCTTTTTATCAGGAACAATATTTTTATTTTTAAAATTTAGAGATTTTGCTGAAGAAGAGAAGAAACGCCCTGAATTAGTAAAACCTATTGTTGAAGGACTAAGATATGTCTTTGGAACGAAAATTATCTTAGTTGGTTCTCTAGTTATTTTTGGTATTAATATAGGATTTGGAGCTGTAGAATCTCTTTTTATGTATTACTTGAAAGATTATCTAGGCTTGAGTCCTATAAATATTGGATTAATTTTTTCATTACAGGCAATTGGACCAATTTTGGCTGTTTATTTTGCAAGTAAATTTAAACATATTCCAAGAGGAAATGTTATTATTTATTCAGGGATTGTTATAGGACTTGCCCAGATGCTCCTGTACTTCTCTCAATTCAGCTTAGTAATTTTAGTATTCTGTCAAATTTTTATTAAAGGATCAGTTACTTTATTAGCTATTAATTGGTTTACATTGCGACAAGAGACTGTACCTAGCAAGTTGCTCGGAAGAGTTATCAGTTCTACTAGAATGGTAGCATTTTTAGCTTTACCTTTTAGTGCTATGATAGCTGGCTTTTTGGCTGAGTCAATAAATGTTTTGTCAATCTTCTTAGTTGCAGGTGCTTTCGCGATAGTATCATCAATCGTAGGTGTAAGTCTTGGTTTATTTGATAGAAAAAGATTAGATAAGATTCAAAATGATACAGCATTGTAATTAGTTAAGTGTAAAGGGAGTTATTTTATGAACAAAATTGAACTAATAATTATGAATTCTAATGAAGTACGCCGGAGAAGTTTAAATTTATGGAGTTCTATTCCCAGTGAGGTTTTATTTCATAGGGTTGATTCATCTTCAATGACTATATTAGAACAAGTACGGCATGTTTTAGAAGCTGAATATTTATATCTTGAAATTTTAAAGACTAGAAAAAGTTTGCCCTATAGCGATGATGAACCAAATCCTTTCAATACACGCGATTTTACAACCATTCAAGATGAGGTTGATTTTGCAAAACCTTATCGAAAAAATTTCTTAGATTTTATAATGGGATTAAATGAGGAAGATCTTGAAAATATAAAAATAGATCGCTCAGATGTAGGATATACTAGAAACCTTGGAGATATGTTAATGAGAATGGCGTATCATGAAGCCGTACATACAGGGCAATTATTAAGAGATATGAGGGCTTTAGGTTTAAAAAGACCTCATCTATGGGATTAAATTAAAAATGGTTATCCGTTAGCATTCTAAATAAATGTTTCTATTTCTGACGAGTTATACATG from Bacillus cereus G9842 includes the following:
- a CDS encoding HesA/MoeB/ThiF family protein, encoding MKPKFKETIPYFFLNKEIQIGEEEGLAGIIPDPTGSISFLINKLDGQRNIPNIVQEVQKEFPNISSNEIIEAIKVLGNEGYLEDNSIVPELNDYILERYKANINYFSLFTKFGEDKYKIQEKILETPIALLGVGGLGTQVLYHLAALGFHNIKALDFDNIELSNFNRQLLYSESDIGNSKVEMAKKRISQFNPNVDLQIINKKIESPQDVIEHIEGTELVICVADKPTLHIANWVNEGVVKCNLPMVYGGVLNTRGRFFSMIPSKTGCVQCHINYARQLNDKQDEQLEAMNNMEFTRNNAAISPNVAIVAGTIVNEALKILTQIAQPISLGKVMEVDFLTLETNTVSSWEKMLDCPLCGQVVKSEVK
- a CDS encoding MFS transporter: MLPKVFFNKNYVILFSGMTISKLGMWFFTIAIPLIVYDLTHSPSKMAFVLALELGAQVIFSLIGGALADQMSKKKIMIIGDYASALFVLVVPILFLSGYNSIIVIYIAAFTLSALAAFHHPSFESAVPEILSKEDLIQGNSFFRLSETIITFLGPAVAGIAIALFGNSNVLLITSVAFFLSGTIFLFLKFRDFAEEEKKRPELVKPIVEGLRYVFGTKIILVGSLVIFGINIGFGAVESLFMYYLKDYLGLSPINIGLIFSLQAIGPILAVYFASKFKHIPRGNVIIYSGIVIGLAQMLLYFSQFSLVILVFCQIFIKGSVTLLAINWFTLRQETVPSKLLGRVISSTRMVAFLALPFSAMIAGFLAESINVLSIFLVAGAFAIVSSIVGVSLGLFDRKRLDKIQNDTAL
- a CDS encoding DinB family protein: MNKIELIIMNSNEVRRRSLNLWSSIPSEVLFHRVDSSSMTILEQVRHVLEAEYLYLEILKTRKSLPYSDDEPNPFNTRDFTTIQDEVDFAKPYRKNFLDFIMGLNEEDLENIKIDRSDVGYTRNLGDMLMRMAYHEAVHTGQLLRDMRALGLKRPHLWD